A window of the Sabethes cyaneus chromosome 1, idSabCyanKW18_F2, whole genome shotgun sequence genome harbors these coding sequences:
- the LOC128746037 gene encoding cell cycle checkpoint protein RAD17-like, producing the protein MSKGTKRWFHSTFDEVVGAVSQKHCEPQTHEITAKKTKLNDSNKYNGSRSVAKVNTSNPRPTDWSVELAAKTVADLAVHQKKIEELQQWLQTYERVKDIDPVAILSVSGPPGCGKSTAVRTIAADQGYRIAEWSVPVDVDLYSCEEFDFEDVPYEHVTFRENQRLQFDKFLYKTSRYCSIFETESDKKLLLVKDLPNIFLRDPDAFRSSLEAFHDAGASPLVFVATKTSSKKLDIMYNLFPSSVLLEYKIHHITLNSVSTTLMRKAVKRITSLMGRIDMEHNYRVPTQETIDSIILSSQGDLRNATINIHFASLKNAPQLTTECVNIREVLNSSGAAVVKGRNKKKEIKLKSIGCNESLTVMHALGRVFNPKFEQTNGNPGTEKFHHSPEDLTDSFISRGKLSFECGPSLNPYENFTAR; encoded by the exons ATGTCGAAG GGAACGAAACGATGGTTCCACTCAACATTCGATGAAGTCGTCGGAGCTGTTTCGCAAAAACATTGTGAACCTCAGACTCACGAAATAACGGCGAAGAAAACGAAGCTCAACGATTCAAATAAGTACAACGGCTCACGTTCAGTTGCCAAGGTGAATACCAGCAACCCGCGACCTACTGACTGGTCCGTTGAATTAGCTGCGAAAACTGTTGCCGACCTAGCCGTTCATCAGAAAAAGATAGAGGAACTACAACAGTGGCTGCAAACGTACGAGCGAGTGAAAGACATCGACCCGGTTGCCATCCTGTCAGTTTCCGGTCCACCAGGCTGTGGTAAAAGTACGGCTGTGAGGACGATAGCTGCAGATCAAGGATACCGGATAGCAGAATGGTCCGTACCTGTTGATGTGGATTTGTACTCTTGTGAGGAATTCGATTTTGAAGATGTTCCTTATGAGCACGTTACCTTTCGCGAGAATCAGAGACTACAGTTTGATAAGTTTCTGTATAAAACGTCCCGATATTGTTCGATATTTGAAACAGAATCAGATAAAAAGTTACTTTTAGTAAAAGATTTACCAAACATTTTTCTGCGGGATCCGGATGCATTTCGTAGTTCATTGGAAGCATTCCATGATGCCGGAGCATCACCGTTGGTGTTTGTAGCAACGAAAACATCCAGCAAAAAGTTGGATATTATGTACAACCTTTTTCCATCATCCGTTTTGCTGGAGTATAAAATCCATCACATAACACTGAATAGTGTTTCTACCACTTTAATGAGAAAGGCAGTCAAACGAATCACATCTTTAATGGGTCGTATCGATATGGAGCATAACTATCGAGTTCCTACTCAGGAGACGATTGATAGTATCATCTTGTCGTCGCAGGGTGATTTGCGGAATGCAACAATAAACATACATTTTGCTTCTCTTAAAAATGCTCCACAGTTAACGACAGAATGTGTTAATATCCGAGAGGTCCTGAACAGTTCGGGAGCAGCTGTTGTAAAAGGTAGAAATAAGAAAAAGgagattaaattaaaatcaatcgGTTGTAACGAGAGTCTGACGGTGATGCACGCACTTGGAAGAGTTTTCAATCCAAAGT TTGAGCAAACAAATGGCAACCCAGGCACAGAAAAGTTTCATCACTCACCTGAGGACCTGACGGACTCGTTCATTTCACGCGGAAAACTGTCATTCGAATGTGGACCTTCCTTGAATCCATACGAAAACTTTACAGCAAGATGA
- the LOC128746040 gene encoding LOW QUALITY PROTEIN: oxygen-dependent coproporphyrinogen-III oxidase-like (The sequence of the model RefSeq protein was modified relative to this genomic sequence to represent the inferred CDS: inserted 1 base in 1 codon) has product MASKLRPAGIFMAEPITSKTLLAANPDDMKTKMELLVMKIQAXICHALQNEEFFGKKFTVDRWERKEGGGGITCVLQDGDVFEKAGVNVSVVHGLLPKGAIQQMRSRGKELAEGDIPFFATGVSAVIHPRNPMIPTIHFNYRYFEVTDSKGNKQWWFGGGTDLTPYYLNEEDALHFHRTLKQACDEHDNDYYPKFKEWCDKYFFIPHRNECRGVGGIFFDDLDTPDEDSAFEFVSSCAHSVIPSYLPLVQKHKNESYGDRERQWQLLRRGRYVEVTDKLVIVISNLIRIWLTKSG; this is encoded by the exons ATGGCATCAAAGCTTCGACCAGCTGGAATATTCATGGCTGAGCCAATTACGTCTAAAACGTTACTGGCGGCTAATCCTGACGATATGAAAACTAAAATGGAGCTACTGGTTATGAAAATTCAAG GAATTTGTCACGCATTACAAAACGAGGAATTTTTTGGGAAAAAATTCACTGTTGATCGTTGGGAACGGAAAGAAGGTGGAGGTGGAATAACCTGTGTACTTCAGGACGGAGACGTTTTTGAAAAGGCCGGGGTCAATGTATCGGTCGTTCATGGTTTGCTACCAAAAGGAGCTATACAACAAATGAGATCACGAGGAAAAGAACTCGCCGAAGGCGATATACCTTTCTTTGCCACAGGAGTCAGCGCTGTAATCCACCCACGTAATCCAATGATTCCCACAATCCACTTTAATTACCGCTACTTTGAAGTAACAGATTCAAAGGGCAATAAACAATGGTGGTTCGGTGGAG gAACGGATCTTACACCATATTACCTCAATGAGGAGGACGCACTTCATTTCCATCGGACTCTGAAACAGGCCTGCGATGAACATGATAATGATTATTATCCTAAATTCAAGGAATGGTGTgacaagtatttttttattccCCATCGAAATGAATGCCGTGGCGTAGGAGGAATATTTTTCGATGACTTGGATACACCAGATGAAGATAGCGCATTCGAATTCGTATCCAGTTGCGCACATTCTGTAATTCCGTCCTATCTTCCCCTTGTTCAGAAACATAAAAATGAATCATATGGCGACCGCGAACGACAATGGCAGTTGCTACGCAGAGGGCGTTATGTAGAGGTTACCGACAAGCTAGTGATCGTGATTTCGAATCTTATTAGAATCTGGTTGACAAAATCAGGAtaa
- the LOC128746039 gene encoding cell cycle checkpoint protein RAD17-like yields the protein MSKGTERWFHSTFDEVVGAVSQKHCEPQTHEITAKKTKLNDSNKYNASRSVAKVNTSNPRPTDWSVELAPKTVADLAVHQKKIEELQQWLQTYERVKDTDPVAILLVSGPPGCGKSTAVRTIAADQGYRIAEWSVPVDVDLYSREEFDFEDVPYEHVTFREYQRLQFDKFLYKTSRYCSIFETESDKKLLLVKDLPNIFLRDPDAFRSSLEAFHDAGASPLVFVATKTSSKKLDIMYNLFPSSVLLEYKIHHITLNSVSTTLMRKAVKRITSLMGRIDMEHNYRVPTQETIDSIILSSQGDLRNATINIHFASLKNAPQLTTECVNIREVLNSSGAAVVKGRNKKKEIKLKSIGCNESLRVMHALGRVFNPKFEQTNGNPGTEKFHHSPEDLTDSFISRGKLSFECGPSLNPYENFTAR from the exons ATGTCGAAG GGAACGGAACGATGGTTCCACTCAACATTCGATGAAGTCGTCGGAGCTGTTTCGCAAAAACATTGTGAACCTCAGACTCACGAAATAACGGCGAAGAAAACGAAGCTCAACGATTCAAATAAGTACAACGCCTCACGTTCAGTTGCCAAGGTGAATACCAGCAACCCGCGACCTACTGACTGGTCCGTTGAATTAGCTCCGAAAACTGTTGCCGACCTAGCCGTTCATCAGAAAAAGATAGAGGAACTACAACAGTGGCTGCAGACGTACGAGCGAGTGAAAGACACCGATCCGGTTGCCATCCTGTTAGTTTCCGGTCCACCAGGCTGTGGCAAAAGTACGGCTGTGAGGACGATAGCTGCAGATCAAGGATACCGGATAGCAGAATGGTCCGTACCTGTTGATGTGGATTTGTACTCTCGTGAGGAATTCGATTTTGAAGATGTTCCTTATGAGCACGTTACCTTTCGCGAGTATCAGAGACTACAGTTTGATAAGTTTCTGTATAAAACGTCCCGATATTGTTCGATATTTGAAACAGAATCAGATAAAAAGTTACTTTTAGTAAAAGATTTACCAAACATTTTTCTGCGGGATCCGGATGCATTTCGTAGTTCATTGGAAGCATTCCATGATGCCGGAGCATCACCGTTGGTGTTTGTAGCAACGAAAACATCCAGCAAAAAGTTGGATATTATGTACAACCTTTTTCCATCATCCGTTTTGCTGGAGTATAAAATTCATCACATAACACTGAATAGTGTTTCTACCACTTTAATGAGAAAGGCAGTCAAACGAATCACATCTTTAATGGGTCGTATCGATATGGAGCATAACTATCGAGTTCCTACTCAGGAGACGATTGATAGTATCATCTTGTCGTCGCAGGGTGATTTGCGGAATGCAACAATAAACATACATTTTGCTTCTCTTAAAAATGCTCCACAGTTAACGACAGAATGTGTTAATATCCGAGAGGTCCTGAACAGTTCGGGAGCAGCTGTTGTAAAAGGTAGAAATAAGAAAAAGgagattaaattaaaatcaatcgGTTGTAACGAGAGTCTGAGGGTGATGCACGCACTTGGAAGAGTTTTCAATCCAAAGT TTGAGCAAACAAATGGCAACCCAGGCACAGAAAAGTTTCATCACTCACCTGAGGACCTGACGGACTCGTTCATTTCACGCGGAAAACTGTCATTCGAATGTGGACCTTCCTTGAATCCATACGAAAACTTTACAGCAAGATGA